One Methanohalophilus mahii DSM 5219 genomic window carries:
- a CDS encoding ester cyclase — MGNNETNDEQICGSIDKNKEIVLKVAREGWSPVMVDKHCTEDYLMHYGGEILDRENLKEFMGAIHHALPDLHFEIEDMIAEEDKVVTRWKAEGTHKRTFQGVFPTNRKISFTGITISRVKGEKIAEDWEEVDQLNFTQQFGVYPDDI, encoded by the coding sequence ATGGGAAACAATGAGACTAACGATGAGCAAATTTGTGGCTCTATTGATAAAAACAAAGAAATCGTGCTGAAAGTCGCCAGAGAAGGATGGAGTCCTGTTATGGTGGATAAACATTGCACTGAAGATTATCTGATGCATTATGGCGGAGAAATACTGGACCGGGAAAATCTCAAGGAATTCATGGGTGCCATACACCATGCCCTTCCAGACCTTCATTTTGAAATAGAAGACATGATCGCCGAAGAGGATAAAGTTGTTACACGCTGGAAAGCAGAAGGCACCCATAAAAGAACATTTCAGGGTGTGTTTCCTACAAACCGCAAAATTAGTTTTACTGGCATAACCATAAGCAGGGTAAAAGGTGAAAAGATTGCCGAGGACTGGGAAGAGGTAGACCAGCTCAATTTCACCCAGCAATTTGGCGTCTATCCCGACGATATATAA
- a CDS encoding molybdopterin-dependent oxidoreductase — translation MRYPIYLFLIILVFSSGCISNTPQETEGSGVQDNETETLEYDGVELTPIEEQRNNGIKGTQYIDRETYTLKISGMVNETTLISYEQLTSSRAVSRVIPLDCVEGWRFTALWTGVPVDILLEEAGVRKGANTVIFYSKDGYSTSLPLDYLIDNNIIVAYKLNNVTLPQERGFPLQLVAEGKYGYKWAKWITAIEVTDDENYEGFWERRGYNNNADVDGPRFQ, via the coding sequence ATGAGATATCCAATATATCTTTTCCTTATCATTCTAGTGTTTTCATCAGGATGCATTTCCAACACACCGCAGGAAACAGAAGGTAGCGGTGTGCAGGATAATGAGACAGAGACACTGGAATATGACGGTGTTGAACTTACACCGATTGAAGAGCAGCGCAACAATGGTATCAAGGGAACCCAGTATATTGATAGAGAGACCTACACACTCAAAATCAGCGGGATGGTAAATGAAACTACACTTATAAGTTATGAACAGCTCACCTCCTCCCGGGCCGTTTCCAGGGTAATACCGCTTGATTGTGTAGAAGGATGGCGCTTTACAGCACTGTGGACAGGTGTACCGGTGGATATCCTTCTGGAAGAAGCCGGAGTCAGAAAAGGGGCTAACACGGTTATTTTCTATTCAAAGGACGGTTATTCTACATCCCTTCCGCTGGATTACCTGATTGATAACAATATTATTGTTGCCTACAAACTTAATAACGTCACCCTCCCCCAAGAAAGGGGCTTCCCCCTGCAACTTGTAGCAGAGGGAAAATATGGTTACAAATGGGCTAAATGGATCACCGCGATAGAGGTGACAGACGATGAGAATTATGAAGGATTCTGGGAAAGGCGTGGCTACAATAATAATGCAGATGTAGATGGTCCAAGGTTTCAATAA